GGCAAGAATCAATTCATTGCTGATAAACAGGTTTTATTTAACGTAAGCGTTAGTGCTATTACCATAGACAGTATTCCGACCCGCTGGTCAGAACCGGTAAAACCATCATAAACACTGATTAGGCAATTATTTGACAAAGGAGGAACAGGCGACACTGTGCATATAAAAGTTTTTAACGTACCTGTAATCCTCAGAAACGTGTTTCATCGTTGATCAAATCTATTTTCGGACAATTAAGGTCAAATCTTTCCGTAGCAAAATTCGACAGACAGGAGCTCTCCGGCTCTCTCGGTGACCTCGGGACTTTCCTGCCCATAATTCTCGGGTTGGCATTTATAACAGGGCTTTCTTTTTCCGCAATGCTCTTCTGGGCAGGCGCCTTTAACCTGTTAACCGGGCTCATTTTTACAATCCCCATGCCTGTACAACCGATGAAAGCGATTGCCGCCGTAGCTATTTCGGAAGGAATGACGGCGAATGAAGTATACGCCTCCGGTCTAATAATGGCAGCTATGATGCTCCTTGTCTGGGTCTTCAACATTGCCGAATTCCTCAATAAAATAATCCCGAAAGCTGTTGTGAGGGGAATTCAACTGACGATTGGGATCAAGCTTTTCATCAAAGGGTCTGAACTCATCTACGATATGCCGATCTTTGGGTATGACAGCATTCTTGTAGGCAGTGCCGGAGTTATCTTCGTTTTATTGCTTTACAATTCAAATAAAATTCCCACTGCGCTTATACTGTTTATCGTCGGCATCTCATTAGCATCGATCGTCGATCCCGACGCTCTTAACTCTCTGAAACCCAATCTTTATATACCTCAATTTATTATGATCAGTTTGTCTGATTTTTCAGCAGGATTTATTAGCGGTGCACTTCCACAGCTGCCACTGACGATGCTCAACTCCGTCATTGCCGTTTCCGCTCTATCATTCGATCATTTCCCGAAACGCGGGGCGGGAGTACGTAAGATATCATTGAGCGTAGGGCTTATGAATATTGCCTGCCTATTCGGTGCGATGCCTATGTGTCACGGTTCCGGCGGTCTTGCCGCTCAAAAAAGGTTCGGCGCAAGAACTAACGGCAGCATCATAATGCTCGGAGCGGGGAAGATGATTTTGGCAATCGTTTTCGGTGCGTCCATGCTGCC
The genomic region above belongs to Candidatus Neomarinimicrobiota bacterium and contains:
- a CDS encoding putative sulfate/molybdate transporter, coding for MIKSIFGQLRSNLSVAKFDRQELSGSLGDLGTFLPIILGLAFITGLSFSAMLFWAGAFNLLTGLIFTIPMPVQPMKAIAAVAISEGMTANEVYASGLIMAAMMLLVWVFNIAEFLNKIIPKAVVRGIQLTIGIKLFIKGSELIYDMPIFGYDSILVGSAGVIFVLLLYNSNKIPTALILFIVGISLASIVDPDALNSLKPNLYIPQFIMISLSDFSAGFISGALPQLPLTMLNSVIAVSALSFDHFPKRGAGVRKISLSVGLMNIACLFGAMPMCHGSGGLAAQKRFGARTNGSIIMLGAGKMILAIVFGASMLPFFRAFPESILGALLIIAGIELGSAIKDQKNFRQYLTIIIITAVSIGSGSLSIGFLSGMLTAFIDRRFN